GTGGGGCCGAGAATCTCGACGGCGCCCGCTTCTGCTCTTCCTGCGGGGCGTCGCTCGTCCCGTCGTGTCCGACCTGCGGGGCCGAGGTGCCTCGCGAGGCTCGGTTCTGCCCGGCGTGCGGGTCCGCGCTCGAAGAGCTCGAGCCCGCTCCCCCCGGTGAGGACCGGCGAGTGGTGACGATCCTGTTCGCCGATGTGACGAGCTCGACCAGCCTCGGCGAAC
This is a stretch of genomic DNA from Actinomycetota bacterium. It encodes these proteins:
- a CDS encoding zinc-ribbon domain-containing protein, yielding MNTCAACGAENLDGARFCSSCGASLVPSCPTCGAEVPREARFCPACGSALEELEPAPPGEDRRVVTILFADVTSSTSLGE